In a single window of the Zonotrichia leucophrys gambelii isolate GWCS_2022_RI chromosome 2, RI_Zleu_2.0, whole genome shotgun sequence genome:
- the LOC135444220 gene encoding myosin-6-like isoform X3 — MADAVLAALGAAAPFLRPGERERLAAQTRPFDPRSECFVPHPREEFVRGRVTGRQGGEATVQTELGETVTVKEADIHQQNPPKFDKIEDMAMLTFLHEPAVLYNLKERYASWLIYTYSGLFCVTVNPYKWLPVYNAEVVAAYRGKKRSEAPPHIFSISDNAYQNMLTDRENQSILITGESGAGKTVNTKRVIQYFASIAAIGDRKKEVTNSSKGTLEDQIIQANPALEAFGNAKTLRNDNSSRFGKFIRIHFGATGKLASADIETYLLEKSRVIFQLKAERNYHIFYQILSNKKPELLEMLLITNNPYDYSYVSQGEVTVASIDDSEELLATDSAFDVLGFTAEEKAGVYKLTGAIMHFGNMKFKQKQREEQAEPDGTEDADKSAYLMGLNSADLLKGLCHPRVKVGNEYVTKGQNVQQVYYSIGALAKAVYEKMFNWMVVRINNSLDTKQPRQYFIGVLDIAGFEIFDFNSFEQLCINFTNEKLQQFFNHHMFVLEQEEYKKEGIEWEFIDFGMDLQACIDLIEKPMGIMSILEEECMFPKASDMTFKAKLFDNHLGKSANFGKPRNVKGKPEAHFSLVHYAGTVDYNIIGWLEKNKDPLNETVVGLYQKSALKLLANLFSNYAGADAGKGKGAKKKGSSFQTVSALHRENLNKLMANLKTTHPHFVRCIIPNERKEPGVMDNPLVMHQLRCNGVLEGIRICRKGFPNRILYGDFRQRYRILNPAAIPEGQFIDSRKGAEKLLGSIDIDHNQYKFGHTKVFFKAGLLGLLEEMRDERLSRIITRIQAQARGQLMRIEFKKILERRDSLLVIQWNIRAFMGVKNWPWMKLYFKIKPLLKSAETEKEMQNMKEEFGRLKEALEKSETRRKELEEKMVSMLQEKNDLQLQVQAEQDNLNDAEERCDQLIKNKIQLEAKVKELTERLEDEEEMNAELTARKRKLEDECSELKKDIDDLELTLAKVEKEKHATENKVKNLTEEMAGLDETIAKLTKEKKALQESHQQTLDDLQAEEDKVNTLTKAKLKMEQQVDDLEGSLEQEKKVRMDLERAKRKLEGDLKLTQENIMDLENDKQQLEEKLKKKEFEINQQNSKVEDEQALALQLQKKLKELQARIEELEEELEAERTGRAKVEKLRSDLSRELEEISERLEEAGGVTSVQIELNKKREAEFQKMRRDLEEATLQHEATAAALRKKHADSVAELSEQIDNLQRVKQKLEKEKSDLKLELDDLSSNMEQLIKAKVGMEKISRTMEDQAAEHRAKLEETQRVLNDTSTQRAKLQTENGELSRQLEEKEALVSQLTRGKQSYTQQMEDLKRQLEEEMKAKNALAHALQSARHDCDLLREQYEEETEAKAELQRSLSKANSEVAQWRTKYETDAIQRTEELEEAKKKLAQRLQEAEEAVEAVNAKCSSLEKTKHRLQNEIEDLMADVERSNAAAAALDKKQRNFDKILSEWKQKFEESQMELEASQKEARSLSTELFKLKNAYEESLEHLETFKRENKNLQEEISDLTEQLGGSHKTIHELEKVRKQLDAEKLELQAALEEAEASLEHEEGKILRAQLEFNQVKADYERKLAEKDEEMEQAKRNHLRVVDSLQTSLDAETRSRNEALRLKKKMEGDLNEMEIQLSHANRVAAEAQSHLKAAQAHLKDTQLQLDDVVRANEDLKENIAIVERRNNLLQSELEEMQAVVEQTERARKLAEQELIEASERVQLLHSQNTSLINQKKKMEADISQLQTEVEEAIQECRNAEEKAKKAITDAAMMAEELKKEQDTSAHLERMKKNMEQTIKDLQMRLDEAEQLALKGGKKQLQKLEARVRELENELEAEQKRNAESIKGLRKSERRVKELSYQTEEDRKNMIRLQDLVDKLQLKVKAYKRQAEEAEEQANTNLAKFRKAQHELDEAEERADIAESQVNKLRAKSRDIGAKKGLNEE, encoded by the exons ATGGCGGACGCGGTGCTGGCAGCGCTGGGGGCGGCAGCGCCGTTCCTGCGGCCCGGGGAGCGGGAGCGGCTGGCAGCGCAGACCAGACCCTTCGACCCGCGCAGCGAGTGCTTCGTCCCACACCCCCGGGAGGAGTTCGTGCGGGGCCGGGTGACGGGGCGGCAGGGAGGGGAGGCCACCGTGCAGACTGAGCTGGGAGAG ACGGTGACGGTGAAGGAAGCTGACATTCACCAGcagaatccccccaaatttgACAAGATCGAGGACATGGCGATGCTGACCTTCCTCCATGAGCCCGCTGTCCTTTACAACCTCAAGGAGCGCTATGCCTCTTGGCTAATCTAT ACCTACTCGGGGCTCTTCTGTGTGACTGTCAACCCCTACAAGTGGTTGCCTGTCTACAATGCCGAGGTGGTGGCTGCCTACCGGGGAAAGAAGCGGAGTGAAGCTCCACCCCACATCTTCTCCATCTCTGACAATGCCTACCAGAACATGCTGACAG ACCGAGAGAACCAGTCCATCCTCATCAC CGGAGAATCCGGGGCGGGGAAGACAGTCAACACAAAGAGGGTCATCCAGTACTTTGCCAGCATTGCTGCCATTGGCGACCGTAAGAAGGAGGTCACCAATAGCAGCAAG GGCACCCTGGAGGACCAGATCATCCAGGCCAACCCTGCCTTGGAGGCCTTCGGCAATGCCAAGACCCTCCGCAACGACAACTCCTCCCGATTT GGAAAGTTCATCCGGATCCATTTTGGGGCCACCGGGAAGTTGGCATCAGCTGACATAGAGACCT ACCTCCTGGAGAAGTCCCGTGTCATCTTCCAGCTGAAGGCTGAGAGGAACTACCACATCTTTTACCAGATCCTTTCCAACAAGAAGCCAGAGCTGCTAG AGATGCTTCTCATCACGAACAACCCCTATGACTACAGTTATGTCTCCCAAGGAGAGGTGACTGTGGCCTCCATTGATGACTCTGAAGAGCTGTTGGCAACTGAC AGTGCTTTTGATGTCCTGGGCTTCACGGCTGAGGAGAAGGCTGGTGTCTACAAGCTGACGGGTGCCATCATGCACTTTGGCAACATGAAGTTCAAGCAGAAGCAACGAGAAGAGCAGGCAGAACCAGATGGTACTGAAG ATGCTGACAAGTCAGCCTACCTGATGGGGCTGAACTCAGCTGATCTTCTCAAGGGGTTGTGTCACCCACGGGTGAAGGTGGGCAATGAATATGTCACCAAGGGGCAGAATGTCCAGCAGGTGTACTACTCCATTGGGGCCTTGGCCAAGGCTGTATATGAGAAGATGTTTAACTGGATGGTGGTGAGGATCAACAACTCCCTGGACACCAAGCAGCCAAGGCAGTACTTCATCGGTGTGCTAGACATCGCTGGATTTGAAATCTTTGAT tTCAACAGCTTTGAGCAGCTCTGCATCAACTTCACCAatgagaagctgcagcagttttTCAACCACCACATGTTTGTGCTGGAGCAAGAGGAATACAAGAAGGAGGGCATTGAATGGGAGTTCATTGACTTTGGCATGGACCTCCAGGCCTGCATTGACCTCATTGAGAAG CCCATGGGGATCATGTCCATCCTGGAGGAGGAGTGCATGTTTCCCAAAGCCTCAGACATGACCTTCAAGGCCAAGCTGTTTGATAATCACCTGGGCAAGTCAGCCAACTTTGGGAAGCCACGCAATGTCAAGGGGAAGCCAGAAGCCCATTTCTCTCTTGTCCACTATGCTGGCACAGTGGATTACAACATTATTGGGTGGCTGGAGAAGAACAAGGACCCTCTCAATGAGACAGTGGTGGGGCTCTACCAGAAATCAGCCCTGAAGCTCTTGGCCAACCTCTTCTCCAACTACGCTGGGGCAGATGCTG ggaaggggaaaggagccAAGAAGAAAGGTTCCTCTTTTCAGACCGTCTCAGCACTGCATAGG GAGAACCTCAACAAGCTGATGGCCAACCTCAAGACCACCCACCCTCACTTTGTCCGCTGCATCATCCCCAATGAGCGGAAGGAGCCGG GTGTGATGGACAATCCCCTGGTAATGCACCAGCTGCGCTGCAACGGGGTGCTAGAGGGCATCCGCATCTGCCGCAAGGGCTTCCCCAATCGCATCCTCTATGGGGACTTCAGACAGCG GTACCGCATCCTGaaccctgctgccatccctgaggGGCAGTTCATTGACAGTCGCAAGGGGGCTGAAAAGCTCCTGGGATCCATTGACATTGACCACAACCAGTACAAATTTGGACACACTAAG GTCTTCTTcaaggctgggctgctgggacTGCTGGAGGAGATGCGGGATGAGCGCCTCTCCCGCATCATCACCCGCATCCAGGCTCAGGCCCGAGGGCAGCTCATGCGCATTGAGTTCAAGAAGATCCTGGAGCGCCG GGACTCACTGCTGGTGATCCAGTGGAACATCAGGGCCTTCATGGGGGTGAAGAACTGGCCTTGGATGAAGCTCTACTTCAAGATCAAGCCTTTGCTGAAGAGTGCTGAGACAGAAAAGGAGATGCAG AACATGAAGGAAGAATTTGGGAGGCTGAAGGAAGCCCTGGAGAAGTCAGAGACCCGGcgcaaggagctggaggagaagatGGTCTCCATGCTGCAGGAGAAGAATGACCTTCAGCTCCAAGTGCAGGCC GAGCAGGACAACCTGAATGATGCTGAGGAGCGCTGTGACCAGCTGATCAAGAACAAGATCCAGCTGGAGGCCAAGGTGAAGGAGCTGACAGAGAGATTGGAGGATGAAGAAGAGATGAATGCAGAGCTGACAGCTAGGAAGAGGAAGCTGGAGGATGAGTGTTCGGAGCTGAAAAAGGATATTGATGATCTAGAGCTGACTCTGGCCAAGGTGGAGAAGGAGAAACATGCCACTGAGAACAAG GTCAAGAACCTCACAGAGGAGATGGCTGGGCTGGATGAAACCATTGCAAAACTAACGAAGGAGAAGAAGGCCCTGCAAGAATCTCACCAGCAGACACTGGATGacctgcaggcagaggaggacAAAGTCAACACCCTGACAAAGGCCAAACTCAAGATGGAACAGCAAGTGGATGAC CTTGAAGGCTCCCTAGAACAGGAGAAGAAGGTCCGGATGGACCTGGAACGGGCAAAAAGGAAGCTGGAAGGCGACTTGAAGCTAACCCAGGAGAACATCATGGACCTGGAGAATgacaagcagcagctggaggagaagctCAAGAA GAAAGAGTTTGAGATCAACCAGCAGAACAGCAAAGTTGAGGATGagcaggctctggctctgcagctccagaagAAGCTGAAAGAGCTGCAG GCGCGGattgaggagctggaggaggagctggaagcagagcGGACAGGCAGAGCTAAGGTGGAGAAGCTGCGCTCAGACCTGTCAcgggagctggaggagatcaGCGAGCGGCTGGAGGAGGCGGGTGGTGTCACTTCAGTGCAGATCGAGCTCAACAAGAAGCGGGAGGCAGAGTTCCAGAAGATGCGGCGGGACCTGGAGGAGGCCACGCTGCAGCATGAGGCCACGGCAGCTGCGCTGCGCAAGAAGCACGCCGACAGCGTGGCCGAGCTCAGCGAGCAGATCGACAACTTACAGCGTGTCAAGcagaagctggaaaaggagaagagcGACCTCAAGCTGGAGCTGGATGACCTCAGCTCCAACATGGAGCAACTCATAAAAGCCAAG GTGGGCATGGAGAAGATCTCTCGCACCATGGAGGACCAGGCAGCTGAACACCGGGCCAAGTTGGAGGAGACACAACGAGTCCTCAATGACACCAGCACCCAAAGGGCCAAGCTCCAGACTGAGAATG GAGAGCTGTCCCGCCagctggaggaaaaggaggcCCTTGTCTCTCAATTAACTAGGGGCAAGCAGTCATACACCCAGCAGATGGAGGACTTGAagaggcagctggaggaggagatgaaG GCCAAGAATGCACTGGCCCATGCCCTGCAGTCAGCCCGGCATGACTGTGACCTTCTGAGGGAGCAGTatgaggaggagacagaggcCAAGGCTGAGCTCCAGCGCTCGCTCTCCAAGGCCAACTCTGAGGTGGCACAGTGGAGGACCAAGTATGAGACAGATGCCATCCAGCGCACTGAGGAACTGGAGGAGGCCAA GAAGAAGCTGGCCCAGCggctgcaggaggctgaggaggcagtGGAGGCGGTCAATGCTAAGTGTTCCTCCCTGGAGAAGACCAAACACCGGCTGCAAAATGAGATTGAGGACCTGATGGCAGATGTGGAGCGATcaaatgcagcagctgctgcattgGACAAGAAGCAGAGAAACTTTGACAAG ATCTTGTCTGAGTGGAAACAGAAGTTTGAAGAGTCACAGATGGAGCTGGAGGCATCGCAGAAAGAGGCCAGGTCCCTCAGCACTGAGCTCTTCAAGCTGAAGAATGCCTATGAGGAGTCACTTGAGCACCTGGAAACCTTCAAAAGGGAGAACAAGAACCTCCAAG AGGAGATCTCGGACCTGACGGAGCAGCTGGGTGGCAGCCACAAGACCATCCACGAACTGGAGAAGGTCCGGAAGCAGCTGGATGCTGAGAAACTGGAGCTCCAAGCTGCActggaggaggctgag GCCTCTCTGGAGCATGAGGAGGGAAAGATCCTGAGGGCCCAACTGGAGTTCAACCAGGTCAAGGCAGACTATGAGCGCAAGCTGGCCGAGAAGGatgaggagatggagcaggcCAAGCGCAACCACCTGCGGGTGGTGGACTCACTGCAGACCTCATTGGACGCTGAGACCCGGAGCCGCAACGAGGCCCTGAGGCTGAAGAAGAAGATGGAGGGTGACCTCAATGAGATGGAGATTCAGCTCAGCCATGCCAACCGTGTGGCTGCAGAAGCTCAGTCTCACCTGAAAGCAGCCCAGGCTCACCTCAAG gacacccagctgcagctggatgaTGTGGTAAGAGCCAATGAGGACCTGAAGGAGAATATTGCCATCGTGGAGAGGAGAAACAACCTTCTCCAATCTGAGCTGGAGGAGATGCAGGCAGTGGTGGAACAGACTGAGAGGGCTCGCAAgttggctgagcaggagctgattGAGGCCAGTGAGAGGGTCCAGCTTCTCCACTCACAG AACACCAGCCTCATCAACCAGAAGAAGAAGATGGAGGCTGACATCTCCCAGCTGCAGACAGAGGTGGAAGAGGCCATCCAGGAGTGCCGGAATGCTGAGGAGAAGGCCAAGAAGGCCATCACTGAT GCGGCCATgatggcagaggagctgaagAAGGAGCAGGACACCAGTGCCCATCTGGAGCGGATGAAGAAGAACATGGAGCAGACCATCAAGGACCTGCAGatgaggttggatgaggctGAGCAGCTGGCCCTGAAAGGGGGcaagaagcagctgcagaagctgGAGGCTCGTGTGCGGGAGCTGGAGAATGAGCTGGAGGCTGAGCAGAAGCGCAATGCTGAGAGCATTAAGGGTCTCCGCAAGTCCGAGCGTCGTGTCAAGGAACTCAGCTATCAG ACAGAGGAAGACCGTAAAAATATGATCCGTCTCCAAGATCTCGTGGACAAGCTCCAGCTGAAGGTCAAGGCCTACAAGCGACAGGCAGAAGAGGCG GAGGAACAGGCCAACACCAACCTGGCCAAGTTCCGCAAGGCACAGCATGAGCTGGATGAGGCAGAGGAGCGTGCCGACATCGCTGAGTCCCAGGTCAACAAGCTGCGGGCCAAGAGCCGCGACATTGGAGCCAAG AAGGGACTCAATGAAGAGTGA